The genomic segment TGAACACGCTCAAGGCCTAAATCAATTGCACTTGTATGAATGCTTTCTAAATAACGAAGCCACACTGATAAATCAGATGTGGCTTTCGGAGAATCAAAGGTGGTCATAATTCAACTACTTCACTGACGGAATATAGAGACAGTATATATGACTTAGGTTGCTGTTTTAAAGTAAGAACTCGCAACCTTACCTTCATTTGATTTAATTTTTATTGAGGACCATCGACAGAGACGACTAATGGTGATGCTTGATTTGTCATTTTTGCCATTAAACCACCAATACGCTGACGCATTTCACGGCGATCAACAATCATATCAATTGCACCATGTTCTAATAAGAATTCGCTGCGTTGGAAGCCTTCTGGCAAATCTTCACGAACAGTTTGCTCGATAACACGGCGGCCAGCAAAACCGATTAAAGCTTTTGGCTCACCAATATTAATATCACCTAGCATTGCTAAACTTGCTGATACGCCGCCCATTGTTGGATCAGTCAGTACAGAGAAAAATGGTAGGCCTTTACGAGATAAACGCGCTAGTGCAGCACTTGTTTTTGCCATTTGCATTAGAGACATAAGCGCCTCTTGCATACGAGCACCACCACTTGCAGAGAAGCAAACTAATGGGCAATTGTTTTCAATTGCCGCATCAACAGCTTTAACAAAACGAGCGCCAACAACAGAACCCATTGAACCACCCATAAATGAGAATTCAAATGCACAAGCAACAACAGGTAATTCTAATAATGTTCCTTTCATTACGATAAGAGCATCTGTTTCATTACTTGATTTCTGTGCTGCCGAAATACGATCTTTATAGCGTTTTGAATCTTTAAATTTTAAAAGATCTTTTGGTTCTAATTCTTGACCAATTTCTACACGGCCTTCTGCATCTAAAAACGTTTCTAAACGTTTACGAGCTTTCATTCGCATATGATGGTCACATTTAGGACACACTTCTAGATTACGTTCTAGCTCTGCTGAATAAAGCACTTGTTCACATGACGTACATTTCGTCCAAACCCCTTCAGGGATCGATGCTTTACGTGAACTAACAATATT from the Aliivibrio wodanis genome contains:
- the accD gene encoding acetyl-coenzyme A carboxylase carboxyl transferase subunit beta translates to MSWLEKIFNTSNIVSSRKASIPEGVWTKCTSCEQVLYSAELERNLEVCPKCDHHMRMKARKRLETFLDAEGRVEIGQELEPKDLLKFKDSKRYKDRISAAQKSSNETDALIVMKGTLLELPVVACAFEFSFMGGSMGSVVGARFVKAVDAAIENNCPLVCFSASGGARMQEALMSLMQMAKTSAALARLSRKGLPFFSVLTDPTMGGVSASLAMLGDINIGEPKALIGFAGRRVIEQTVREDLPEGFQRSEFLLEHGAIDMIVDRREMRQRIGGLMAKMTNQASPLVVSVDGPQ